A DNA window from Helianthus annuus cultivar XRQ/B chromosome 15, HanXRQr2.0-SUNRISE, whole genome shotgun sequence contains the following coding sequences:
- the LOC110912796 gene encoding enolase-phosphatase E1-like: MDPRGNPVVDPSKVDFEAVTNLLPRQVTFNTRRLSDKTYLPDLESKIREVCEASLLKVVEMKKRKEEELKKMIEEVKIVTKRAAGEEQKVEKEQKIEEAQKEGKEENKEEDQNAETEKLVLKETEVR; this comes from the exons atggatccacggggtaatccagttgttgacccatcaaaagtggatttcGAAGCTGTAACAAATTTGCTTCCAAGACAGGTtactttcaacacaagaaggttATCTGATAAAACATATCTGCCGGATTTGGAGAGCAAAATAAGAGAAGTTTGTGAAGCAAGCCTACTgaaggtggtagaaatgaagaagagaaaagaagaagaattgaagaagatgattgaagaagtgaagattgtCACAAAACGTGCTGCTGGAGAGGAACAGAAAGTTGAAAAAGAACAAAAGATAGAAGAAGCACAGAAAGAAGGAAAAGAGGAGAACAAAGAGGAAGATCAGAATGCTGAGACAGAAAAATTGGTGCTGAAAGAGACTGAG gtacgttaa
- the LOC110912795 gene encoding uncharacterized protein LOC110912795 codes for MSSNDEEFYNTFYNAFTSESTDRRSEMREYSREISENLKFENMYGCQQKPPKLMKVEDYNWWKNRFEGWVKAFAPESWLKLKNGYTAPVKEGGEMINEKDFTDIDIKNVVAEYKMITLIKQSVREDIISLLEQEKTSKSLWEALERKCIGSNEIVKNNKKLLRKEFDLFSCMKNESVCKMIERFGHLKMELARHKITYTEEELVDKLFDSLPNDQDWQYFALMLKNTIKP; via the coding sequence ATGTCAAGCAACGATGAAGAATTTTACAATACATTCTACAACGCATTCACTTCCGAATCGACAGATAGAAGATCTGAGATGAGAGAATATTCAAGAGAGATTTCGGAGAATTTGAAGTTTGAGAATATGTATGGATGCCAACAAAAACCACCGAAGCTAATGAAAGTTGAagattataactggtggaaaaaccgatttgagggttgggtaaaagctttcgctcctgaaagttggttaaaattgaaaaatggatATACTGCACCAGTAAAAGAGGGAGGAGAGATGATAAATgaaaaagatttcacagacatagatataaaaaatgttgtggctgaatataaaatgattacattgatcaaacagtcagtgagagaggatattatttcGTTACTTGAACAAGAGAAAACTTCGAAGAGTTTGTGGGAAGCGTTAGAGAGAAAATGTATAGGAAGTaatgaaattgttaaaaacaataagaaattgttgcgtaaagagtttgatctattcagttgcatgaaaaatgaatctgtttgtaaaatgatcgaaaGATTTGGGCATCTGAAAATGGAGCTGGCCAGACACAAAATCACATATACTGAAGAGGAgctggtggataaattgtttgattcattgccaaatgatcaagattggcaatattTCGCTCTAATGTTGAAAAACACAATCAAGCCTTAA
- the LOC110912794 gene encoding G-type lectin S-receptor-like serine/threonine-protein kinase At4g27290 isoform X1 — protein MKCFLSPPLFIIFFTISTLLLTTTAISTITQNQNITDGQTIVSDDQSFRMGFFTPSTRSPNRFFGIWYNRIELITVVWVANRETPLNDTSGVLTLNNEGTLMLLNHANTIIWSSNSSTTANNPVAQLLDTGNLMIRNENDTNPDNYVWQSFDYPGDTFMPSMKFGKDFVKGLDKYLTSWKSVDDPSIGEYTNRFDSNGYPQILLRRGSELEFSSGPWNGLRWSGMPNLKPNEIYTFGFEFNEREVYYKYELVNSSIVSRFILSVDGILERYTWIERSMRWEIYVTGQMDSCDRYGLCGAYGICSINDSPPCGCLRGFEPRFPEEWRRADWDNGCVRKVELDCAAGGDGFVKQSGVKVPDTRRSWFNASMNLEECESECLRKCNCTAYASLNISTGSGCLIWFDELIDMRVYAEDGQDIFVRMAASELGDREARTKRRVIIIVIPVVVSITVLLALCLFVYRKRAQKKNELTGEIRVVPENNFATVNKREDWELPLFEFNTIANATSNFSDELKLGEGGFGPVYKGVLEDGKEIAVKRHSRKSKQGLDEFRNEVQYIAKLQHRNLVRLLGCCIKEGERMLIYEYMPNKSLNSFIFDDGKRKSMDWSNRYKIINGIARGLLYLHQDSRLRIIHRDLKASNILLDKEMNPRISDFGLARIMEGSDTQANTRRVMGTYGYMAPEYMIDGIYSVKSDVFSFGVLLLEIVSGKKNRGFRHANHDLNLLGHAWRLYQNEKHMDLIDDVIKGSYTQSEVNRIIQIGLLCVQNYPEDRPDMTMVVLMLGSEVLLPEPKEPGFYTERRRPQEAESSSSNPEGSSSNHLSVTYMQPR, from the exons ATGAAATGCTTTTTGAGTCCCCCcctattcatcatcttcttcaccatTTCAACTCTCTTGTTAACCACAACTGCAATCAGCACCATtacacaaaaccaaaacataaccGATGGCCAAACCATCGTTTCAGATGACCAATCCTTCAGAATGGGCTTTTTCACCCCCTCAACCCGTTCACCCAACCGGTTTTTCGGAATCTGGTACAACAGAATCGAACTCATAACCGTCGTATGGGTCGCGAATCGTGAAACCCCTCTCAACGACACCTCGGGTGTGTTAACACTCAACAATGAAGGGACTCTAATGCTTCTTAACCATGCAAACACCATAATTTGGTCATCAAATTCATCCACAACCGCAAACAATCCAGTCGCACAGCTTCTAGACACTGGGAACCTAATGATCAGGAACGAAAACGATACCAACCCGGATAACTACGTGTGGCAGAGCTTCGATTATCCCGGTGATACATTTATGCCAAGCATGAAGTTTGGGAAGGACTTTGTGAAGGGATTAGATAAGTATTTGACTTCATGGAAGAGTGTTGATGATCCTTCTATAGGGGAGTATACAAATCGGTTTGATTCGAATGGGTACCCTCAGATTCTGTTGAGGAGAGGTTCCGAATTGGAGTTTAGTTCCGGGCCATGGAACGGGCTGCGGTGGAGTGGCATGCCGAATTTGAAACCGAATGAGATTTATACATTCGGGTTTGAGTTTAATGAGAGGGAAGTTTATTACAAGTATGAGCTTGTTAATAGCTCCATTGTGTCTAGATTTATTCTAAGTGTGGATGGTATTTTAGAGCGGTATACATGGATCGAAAGAAGCATGAGATGGGAGATTTATGTGACAGGACAAATGGATAGTTGTGATCGCTACGGGTTATGTGGGGCGTATGGCATTTGTAGCATTAACGATTCCCCTCCTTGTGGGTGTTTGCGTGGGTTTGAGCCGCGATTCCCTGAGGAATGGAGACGGGCGGATTGGGATAACGGGTGTGTGAGGAAAGTGGAGTTGGATTGTGCGGCGGGTGGAGACGGGTTTGTGAAGCAGTCGGGTGTGAAGGTTCCGGATACGAGGAGAAGTTGGTTTAACGCGAGTATGAATCTTGAGGAGTGTGAGAGTGAATGTTTGAGGAAGTGTAATTGTACCGCTTATGCTAGTTTGAATATTAGTACAGGAAGTGGATGCTTGATTTGGTTTGATGAATTGATTGATATGAGAGTGTATGCTGAAGATGGGCAGGATATCTTTGTAAGAATGGCTGCCTCAGAATTAGGTG ATAGGGAAGCTAGAACAAAGAGAAGAGTTATAATTATAGTCATTCCTGTGGTGGTGTCTATTACAGTTCTACTGGCTCTATGCCTGTTTGTTTACAGAAAAAGGGCACAAAAGAAAAATG AACTTACAGGAGAAATTAGGGTTGTTCCTGAAAACAACTTTGCCACTGTAAACAAGAGGGAAGACTGGGAATTGCCATTGTTTGAATTCAACACCATAGCAAATGCAACAAGTAACTTTTCAGATGAGTTAAAGCTTGGAGAAGGCGGTTTTGGGCCCGTCTACAAG GGAGTTTTGGAGGATGGAAAAGAAATCGCTGTAAAGAGGCACTCAAGAAAATCGAAACAAGGACTAGACGAGTTTCGAAATGAGGTTCAGTACATTGCTAAACTTCAACATCGAAACCTTGTGAGGCTTTTAGGATGCTGCATTAAGGAAGGGGAGAGAATGCTGATCTATGAATACATGCCTAACAAAAGCTTGAATTCTTTCATTTTTG ATGATGGAAAAAGAAAGTCAATGGACTGGTCAAATCGTTACAAAATTATAAATGGGATTGCAAGGGGGCTTCTCTATCTTCACCAGGACTCGAGGCTGCGGATTATTCATAGAGATTTAAAAGCTAGCAACATATTATTAGATAAAGAGATGAATCCAAGAATATCAGATTTTGGGTTGGCAAGAATTATGGAGGGAAGCGACACCCAAGCAAATACAAGAAGAGTGATGGGAACCTA TGGTTACATGGCACCTGAGTATATGATTGACGGAATATACTCAGTCAAGTCGGATGTCTTTAGCTTTGGTGTATTGTTGCTAGAGATTGTAAGTGGAAAGAAAAATAGAGGATTTCGTCATGCGAATCATGATCTCAATCTTCTTGGACAT GCTTGGAGGCTATATCAGAATGAGAAACATATGGATTTGATTGATGACGTTATTAAGGGTTCCTATACGCAGTCAGAAGTGAACCGAATAATTCAAATTGGTTTACTATGTGTGCAAAATTATCCTGAAGACAGACCAGACATGACCATGGTGGTTCTTATGCTAGGTAGTGAAGTTCTATTGCCTGAACCTAAAGAACCTGGTTTTTATACAGAAAGGAGAAGACCACAGGAAGCAGAATCTTCATCCAGTAATCCTGAGGGCAGTTCATCCAACCACTTAAGTGTCACATATATGCAACCCAGATAG
- the LOC110912794 gene encoding G-type lectin S-receptor-like serine/threonine-protein kinase At4g27290 isoform X2 yields the protein MKCFLSPPLFIIFFTISTLLLTTTAISTITQNQNITDGQTIVSDDQSFRMGFFTPSTRSPNRFFGIWYNRIELITVVWVANRETPLNDTSGVLTLNNEGTLMLLNHANTIIWSSNSSTTANNPVAQLLDTGNLMIRNENDTNPDNYVWQSFDYPGDTFMPSMKFGKDFVKGLDKYLTSWKSVDDPSIGEYTNRFDSNGYPQILLRRGSELEFSSGPWNGLRWSGMPNLKPNEIYTFGFEFNEREVYYKYELVNSSIVSRFILSVDGILERYTWIERSMRWEIYVTGQMDSCDRYGLCGAYGICSINDSPPCGCLRGFEPRFPEEWRRADWDNGCVRKVELDCAAGGDGFVKQSGVKVPDTRRSWFNASMNLEECESECLRKCNCTAYASLNISTGSGCLIWFDELIDMRVYAEDGQDIFVRMAASELGDREARTKRRVIIIVIPVVVSITVLLALCLFVYRKRAQKKNGEIRVVPENNFATVNKREDWELPLFEFNTIANATSNFSDELKLGEGGFGPVYKGVLEDGKEIAVKRHSRKSKQGLDEFRNEVQYIAKLQHRNLVRLLGCCIKEGERMLIYEYMPNKSLNSFIFDDGKRKSMDWSNRYKIINGIARGLLYLHQDSRLRIIHRDLKASNILLDKEMNPRISDFGLARIMEGSDTQANTRRVMGTYGYMAPEYMIDGIYSVKSDVFSFGVLLLEIVSGKKNRGFRHANHDLNLLGHAWRLYQNEKHMDLIDDVIKGSYTQSEVNRIIQIGLLCVQNYPEDRPDMTMVVLMLGSEVLLPEPKEPGFYTERRRPQEAESSSSNPEGSSSNHLSVTYMQPR from the exons ATGAAATGCTTTTTGAGTCCCCCcctattcatcatcttcttcaccatTTCAACTCTCTTGTTAACCACAACTGCAATCAGCACCATtacacaaaaccaaaacataaccGATGGCCAAACCATCGTTTCAGATGACCAATCCTTCAGAATGGGCTTTTTCACCCCCTCAACCCGTTCACCCAACCGGTTTTTCGGAATCTGGTACAACAGAATCGAACTCATAACCGTCGTATGGGTCGCGAATCGTGAAACCCCTCTCAACGACACCTCGGGTGTGTTAACACTCAACAATGAAGGGACTCTAATGCTTCTTAACCATGCAAACACCATAATTTGGTCATCAAATTCATCCACAACCGCAAACAATCCAGTCGCACAGCTTCTAGACACTGGGAACCTAATGATCAGGAACGAAAACGATACCAACCCGGATAACTACGTGTGGCAGAGCTTCGATTATCCCGGTGATACATTTATGCCAAGCATGAAGTTTGGGAAGGACTTTGTGAAGGGATTAGATAAGTATTTGACTTCATGGAAGAGTGTTGATGATCCTTCTATAGGGGAGTATACAAATCGGTTTGATTCGAATGGGTACCCTCAGATTCTGTTGAGGAGAGGTTCCGAATTGGAGTTTAGTTCCGGGCCATGGAACGGGCTGCGGTGGAGTGGCATGCCGAATTTGAAACCGAATGAGATTTATACATTCGGGTTTGAGTTTAATGAGAGGGAAGTTTATTACAAGTATGAGCTTGTTAATAGCTCCATTGTGTCTAGATTTATTCTAAGTGTGGATGGTATTTTAGAGCGGTATACATGGATCGAAAGAAGCATGAGATGGGAGATTTATGTGACAGGACAAATGGATAGTTGTGATCGCTACGGGTTATGTGGGGCGTATGGCATTTGTAGCATTAACGATTCCCCTCCTTGTGGGTGTTTGCGTGGGTTTGAGCCGCGATTCCCTGAGGAATGGAGACGGGCGGATTGGGATAACGGGTGTGTGAGGAAAGTGGAGTTGGATTGTGCGGCGGGTGGAGACGGGTTTGTGAAGCAGTCGGGTGTGAAGGTTCCGGATACGAGGAGAAGTTGGTTTAACGCGAGTATGAATCTTGAGGAGTGTGAGAGTGAATGTTTGAGGAAGTGTAATTGTACCGCTTATGCTAGTTTGAATATTAGTACAGGAAGTGGATGCTTGATTTGGTTTGATGAATTGATTGATATGAGAGTGTATGCTGAAGATGGGCAGGATATCTTTGTAAGAATGGCTGCCTCAGAATTAGGTG ATAGGGAAGCTAGAACAAAGAGAAGAGTTATAATTATAGTCATTCCTGTGGTGGTGTCTATTACAGTTCTACTGGCTCTATGCCTGTTTGTTTACAGAAAAAGGGCACAAAAGAAAAATG GAGAAATTAGGGTTGTTCCTGAAAACAACTTTGCCACTGTAAACAAGAGGGAAGACTGGGAATTGCCATTGTTTGAATTCAACACCATAGCAAATGCAACAAGTAACTTTTCAGATGAGTTAAAGCTTGGAGAAGGCGGTTTTGGGCCCGTCTACAAG GGAGTTTTGGAGGATGGAAAAGAAATCGCTGTAAAGAGGCACTCAAGAAAATCGAAACAAGGACTAGACGAGTTTCGAAATGAGGTTCAGTACATTGCTAAACTTCAACATCGAAACCTTGTGAGGCTTTTAGGATGCTGCATTAAGGAAGGGGAGAGAATGCTGATCTATGAATACATGCCTAACAAAAGCTTGAATTCTTTCATTTTTG ATGATGGAAAAAGAAAGTCAATGGACTGGTCAAATCGTTACAAAATTATAAATGGGATTGCAAGGGGGCTTCTCTATCTTCACCAGGACTCGAGGCTGCGGATTATTCATAGAGATTTAAAAGCTAGCAACATATTATTAGATAAAGAGATGAATCCAAGAATATCAGATTTTGGGTTGGCAAGAATTATGGAGGGAAGCGACACCCAAGCAAATACAAGAAGAGTGATGGGAACCTA TGGTTACATGGCACCTGAGTATATGATTGACGGAATATACTCAGTCAAGTCGGATGTCTTTAGCTTTGGTGTATTGTTGCTAGAGATTGTAAGTGGAAAGAAAAATAGAGGATTTCGTCATGCGAATCATGATCTCAATCTTCTTGGACAT GCTTGGAGGCTATATCAGAATGAGAAACATATGGATTTGATTGATGACGTTATTAAGGGTTCCTATACGCAGTCAGAAGTGAACCGAATAATTCAAATTGGTTTACTATGTGTGCAAAATTATCCTGAAGACAGACCAGACATGACCATGGTGGTTCTTATGCTAGGTAGTGAAGTTCTATTGCCTGAACCTAAAGAACCTGGTTTTTATACAGAAAGGAGAAGACCACAGGAAGCAGAATCTTCATCCAGTAATCCTGAGGGCAGTTCATCCAACCACTTAAGTGTCACATATATGCAACCCAGATAG
- the LOC110912797 gene encoding uncharacterized protein LOC110912797, protein MRAKNRNKSAVVLPQNSPADHIFRPLNSYEGQSLLHLLSSIQREIKSARLADQSLPHKIWLKQQFSIGVNDVTRVLERMPAVHGSISSPLQKATYCSRNAKQPPLRLQAILIATDCNPRGLTKHLPILASSREVPVISVKDTTGGSFKLGEIVNLKTAMAIGVKARGNSINKMISEILGGNDCGPTNETNEEVFIQNPQALLED, encoded by the exons ATGCGGGCTAAAAACAGAAACAAAAGTGCGGTAGTTTTGCCTCAAAATTCCCCGGCTGACCACATTTTTCGACCGCTAAA TTCTTATGAAGGTCAAAGTCTCCTTCATCTTCTCAGTTCAATTCAGAG AGAAATTAAGTCAGCCAGACTTGCGGATCAATCGTTACCTCATAAAATTTGGCTCAAG CAACAATTTTCAATTGGTGTCAATGATGTGACCCGTGTACTTGAACGAATGCCAGCGGTTCATGGATCTATTAGCTCTCCCCTACAAAAGGCCACTTACTGTAGTCGTAATGCTAAACAGCCTCCCCTCCGACTTCAG GCCATTCTTATAGCAACCGACTGTAATCCTCGAGGACTTACAAAGCATCTGCCAATCCTGGCCTCATCCAGGGAAGTGCCTGTCATCTCTGTGAAAGACACGACAGGTGGATCGTTTAAGTTGGGTGAAATTGTGAATTTGAAGACGGCTATGGCAATTGGAGTTAAAGCTAGAGGAAATTCAATTAACAAGATGATAAGTGAGATTCTTGGAGGTAATGATTGTGGGCCCACGAATGAAACAAATGAGGAGGTGTTCATACAGAATCCACAAGCTTTGTTAGAAGACTAG